TCAGTGCCCTGTCAGGGTGTGTTCCGAAGCTTTATGGTTTTGTATCCCAGAATTCGGACTACTAGCTTGTTGAAAAGAGAGTTATCGGCGTTCCAGGCGTTAGTCCGGGACCCAATAGGCCCCATTTGATCGTGATCCAGTCTGCTGTGGCCACCCTGCAGATGACGGCTCTGAGCGGCTTGGCCGTTTCCGCGTATCGGCTGGTGACGCGGCCCGCCGCAGAGCGCGTGGCGGGCTTTGACTTCCCGTTGGACCGCCTTGGTCAGCGGTTCCCCCGCCAACCATGCAACATCGGCAAACGCAGCTAACATCCCGCGCATCGCAAGGCTTAGTCAGGCCCCATTCGCGTTTGATGCTTGGACAGAGCCTACCCGAAAGCCAGCGCCCAGAGCGTAAGAAGCAGGCCCAGAAGCGAGATCATGAAAACCACGGTTCGTACAACAGGGACACCAGCGGCATAAAGCGGCAGATAGATCACTCGTGCTGCCAGATAGATGCAGCTACCCCATTGCGTCTTCCATCCCGCATGACCTGCAAGCAAAGCCGCCAGCAGCGTCGCAAGGAAGAGGGGCAGCGTCTCGAAAAGATTGGCCTGCGCGCGCGCCAGACGTGCCGGTACAGGCTGCAATTCCGGCATCTTGCCGTCTCGTGCGCCCATGTTCCATTCCGTGCCATACTGGCGCGTCTTGGCGGCTCCTGCCCATAATATGTTCACCAGTGCCAGCAGAACCAGCCCCGCAATGACATAGAATTCGATACGCATGATCAGGGGTCTTTCCTTCAGTTGGTAGCTTCACCGCGCAGGACAGAAGAGCGGGAAGCCCACACATGTTGAATGGCCTGTCTAAGAATTCAGGCGGGGATTTGCTCGATGCTGACCGGCTGGATTTCGGTTTGTCCGTTTTCACCGTGTCGAAAGGCAGATAGCGCTTTGTAGACCTGCATCCTCGCGCGCATGACCGAACCCAGTGGACGATGCGCACTGAGCCCCTGTGACGGGCGGAAAACCAGATGATCCTCAAAAAAGGCCGCGCGTTGGGCACTGAAGGCGTTCTGTACGGGAAAGCTCAGCCTGCCTACTGACCGAAAGGGTGCCTCATCGGCCGACCAGATGACGGAGGCATCCTCGATAGGTTGCGTCTCGGCGTTGTTCCAGAGCTGAACGCGAATGTCGAACACCACCTCTCGCCCACCGAAATAGGTGACCGTCTCATGCCGGAACCCGTCCTCATCATGATGGGGGTCGAGCCGCCATGACTGCAGGGCCTCGAGGTCCGGCATTATCGGAAATGCCGCGATCTTTGCGACATAGGCACCATAACGCAGGGGGGCCTGACTGTAATATGGCTCGGAAAGCGGGTGGGAGTAGGGATGGCCCAGAAAATCCGCCATGGGGCTTTGCGCACCCACATGACCAAGGGCATGATTCAAACCACGCGCCACAGACGAGACCGCGCTCTTCACCCCTTCAGGCAAAGCGGCGGCCTTGCCGATCACCCCACCATCACGCAGGAAGCCTGCGGCCGTGCCCGATGGGAAAGTCGGGCCTGACGCCAGGATGAAATCCTGCGTCTCGGTGTCATGACCGGGCAGTTTCTCCCCTTCCACCCCAAATAATTTGAGCGAAAGACCACGATGAATGGAGACGCGGTCGCCCAGTGTCTCACCCGCCCCCTGTGCAAAACGCGCCGCAACGGGATACTGGCCCGGCGTCGCAAAAACGCCCTGGGCGAGTTCAGCTGGCAGATGCGTTGCAACATCGAGTGTGCCAACGGCCAGCGCCGTCGGTTTGGCATGGCTGGCACGCACCATGCGGCCCTCGCGTTTGCCGACCAAACGGCTCTGCTCCATCATGCCATCAATGATGCCCTGAATGACATGCTGCTCGTCTTCCTCCGGCGTTTCGACATCCGGGGAAAAGCGCAAAGGCGGGTTGAGCATCATCTGAAGTTCCTGCAGTGCCAGTCTGCTCCTCCAACAGGCAGAACTTGCACAAGTTGCAAGCAGAAAATAATGCCTGCCACTCGGTTAAGCCCTGCCGGGCAAGATCCCTGCAGGGTGCGCGGCTGGACTGCCAACCCTTAACAGAAAGTTATGGGTTGGGTGTCGTTCCGAAATCGACACGAGAGCAGCGGGTTGCCCATATTGGTTCGATATCGCAATGTTGCGATTGTTACCGGCCCCAGGAGCAGCGTCATGACATCAAGGCATCACATTCGCAACGCGCTTCTGGCTTTCACTATCCTGTCCGTCCCCCATGAATTGAGCGGGGGCCTTGTCGACACGGCACAGGCTCAGATCACGCCGCTTGCGCCGCAGGGTGCGCCTCCCGGGACAGTTTCAGGCACGCGAGCCAAGGCGGGTTCGGCCAAGTCACCCGCCATCGCGCAAAAGAGGGCAGACAAGGCCAGCAATCGCCCATCCGGCAATCGTGAGGTCCTGACTGTCACCGGTAGCCATATCGCCAATAGCCGTATCAAATCGCCCACGCCGGTCAGCACGCTCAGCGCGCAGGAGATACGCAACCAGTCCCCCACGAACAATCTGGCCGATCTGGTCAACCAGCTTCCGCAGTTTGCCGGCAGCACCACACCGCAAAACTCCACCCTGGCTCTCAGCTCGGGTCTGGCCGGTATCAATGCGCTGAACCTGCGCAACCTCGGCGCCGTACGCTCGCTGGTCCTAATTGATGGGCGGCGCACCGCGCCGTCTGCCATTACGGGTATTGTCGATATCAATACCCTGCCCCAGCAACTCGTTAAGCGCGTAGATGTCGTCACCGGGGGCGCCTCGGCGCAGTACGGGTCCGATGCGGTGGCGGGCGTGACCAATTTCGTTCTCGACAAGACCTATACCGGGCTCAAGGTCGATGCCGATTCAGGCATTTCCAATTACGGCGATGGCCAGAACGAGCACGCTGCCATTGCCGGCGGCTTCGGGTTCGCCAAGGGCAAGGGCCATGTCCTTCTCAGTGGCGATTACGCCCATCAGGACGGTATTTTCAAGATCACGCGCGGCTGGAATCAGAATGGCGAACGGATTATTGCCAACCCCGCCTATGTCGCCGGAAACGGTCAGCCCTATTATATCCGCGTGGGCAATGCAGGCACGAATAACGCCCTGCCCGGCGGCATCATCAACGCCTCGACAGGCGCTGTGGCCAACAGCCTGCGCGGCGTCTATTTCGGTCAGGGCGGCAGCGTCAATCATTACAATTACGGCTCACCCTCCACTTCCAGCGTGTCGGTCGGTGGGGATGAAGGTCTTGCCAATAATAACGTCAATCTCGGCCTGCAACCGGAGAGCGACCGCAAGAACCTCTATGGGCGCCTGAGCTATGACGTTGCCTCATGGATGACCCTCTATGCCGAGGGTGCCTATAACCAGAGCAACTACATTTATAACGCCGGGCCGCAATACCTGACCTCCATTGCGATCAAGAGCACCAACCCGTATCTGATCGACGCGCTGGGCGCGGATGCCCTCAGGAACGTGACGGGCGTCACCGTGGGCACAACCGCGCTCGACATGCCCTATCGCCAGATCACCAACACGCGCGATGTGCAGCGTTACACCTTCGGTGGAGAAGGCAATTTCACGCTTTTTGGGCACAAGGCCTCATGGACGGCCTATGCTCAATATGGCGTCACGCATTCGCATGAGCAGATCAACAATGTGATGAATACAGCCCGAATTGCCAACGCGACAGATGCCGTGCGCAATGCCTCTGGACAGATTGTCTGTCGATCCAGCCTGACGGATCCGGGTAATGGCTGCGCGCCCATCGACTGGCTCGGTACAGGCGTCATGTCACAGGCCGCCATCAGCTATGTGCTCGGCAACCCATGGCGCGAGCAGCGTTTTCAGGAGATCGTTTCCGGCGTCAATCTCTCCACCATTCCGTTTGCCACATGGGCCGGTGACGTGAATGTGGCAATCGGCGGCGAATATCGCGATGAGCGCGCCTCAGGCTATGTGCCGACGGAATATCAGAAGGGCTGGTCGGTCGGTAACTACCTGCCCACATTCGGCAATTACAACGTCAAGGAAGCCTATGTCGAAACCGCCGTGCCTCTTGCACGCGGGCTGGCCGCCAATGGCGCGGTACGCGCGACCGACTATTCCACATCGGGTTATGTCACGACATGGAAGATCGGCGGCACGTGGCAGCCGATACGCGATATTCTCTTTCGCGCCACGCAGTCCCATGACATCCGCGCGCCGAACATCAACGAACTCTATAACGCTGGCACGTCGCAAACGACCACAGTGCTCGACCCGGCCACGGGCAAGACCGACACGGTTTTGTCCACCACGACAGGCAACCCCAACCTGAAGCCGGAGACAGCCAATACAACCGTGGTGGGTGCCGTCATCACGCCCCGCTACGTACCGGGGCTGGCCCTCTCCATCGACTGGTTTCACACCAAGATCAAACACGCTATCCAGCAATTCTACCCGCAATCGATCATCGACGAGTGTTATCAGGGCTACACGACTTTCTGTTCCGCCATTCGCCCCGACCCGAGCGGTACGCGTGACCTGTTGATCAGCGCCTCGCCCTTCAACTTCGCCAAGCTCGAAACCAGCGGCATCGATATCGACGCTTCCTATACTTTCCCGCTGCGTCGCATCCTGCCCAAGGCAGGAGGCGCCTTCACACTGCATGGTCAGGCCAGCAATTACCTCAAATACGTTTCTGACTCGGGTGTAGGCTATGTGGTCGATACGGCAGGTGACATCACCAACGGACCACCAAAATGGATCTATCGTTTCTCGGCCACCTATAGCGCGGAGAGCTACAGCATCACAGCAGTGGCACGCGGTATCAGCGCGGGAAATTACTCGAACAGTTATGTGCAGTGCACGACAACCTGCGGCGTGTATAATGCCAATTACCCATCGATCAACAATAACCGGGTGGCAGGAACCTTCTATTTCGACATGAACTTTACCTACAAACTTCCTGTTCAGAATATTGGCCAGATGCAGATTTTCCTGAACGTCACCAATCTGGGCAACGCCCCGCCGATCCTGCTGCCCACCAGCGGACTGGCTGCGGATTCCACCTATAGCAGCCTGCTGGGGCGGACCTATCGCGGCGGCATACGCATGGAATTCTGATGCTCATGCGCCCTGCCCTCCTGTTTCTCGCCTCCCTCGCCTCGGCGCTCGGGCTCTCCGCCTGTGTGCCTGCCCCCGGCCACGACAGGCTGGCCGCCCGCCTCGCCCCCCTGCTGGGCCCCATGGAGGCCCGAGGTGCCCGTTGGGGCATCCTGATCACTGACGAGACAGGGCGCGTGCTCTACGCGCGTCATGAAAGGCAGCGCTTCGTTCCAGCCTCAAACGCCAAGCTTTTCACGACAGCTGCTGCGCTCGTCGCCTATGACACACTCACACGCCCGCCCTATCAGCTCGATACGGCCCTGTTTTTGGCACCACGTAACAACGGAGCGCCCGATCTTATCCTGCGCGGCGCGGCAGATCCGTTTCTCTCCGCCGCGCCGGATTGCGCGCAGCAATGCCTGACCGAACTTGCCGATTCCGCCGCCAGAGCTGGCCTCAAACACGTTCATGCCGTGATCGGTGACGACACCTTGTTTGCCGATACGCGCTGGGGCGATGGCTGGAGCTGGAACAATCTCTCCACCCGCTATGGCACAGCCATTTCAGCCCTGACGCTTGACGATAATGTTGCCTCTCTGGTCGTGACGCCCGGCCCAGTCGAGGGCGCACCCGCCACCGTGTCGGCCATCACCCCGACCTATCGCGTCGTGAACCATGTCGTGACACGTCGTGATGCGGCCGAGGCACCGGCGATAACGCTCCTCCCCGACAATGACACGGAGCGCGGTTCCGGCACCCTCACAGGCGCCATCAAGCCGGGTCCCACTCCCCTGACTGTGCACTCTGGCATCATCGACCCGGCGCAACTTGCCGCAAGGCAACTGGCGGACATGCTGGTCGCCCGTGGGGTGCGCGTTGATGAAACGAAAGTCCGTCATCGCCCAGAGGGTGAGGACGCAGCCCCACTGGACCTCCCGTTTGTCCGTCTGGGTGTCATGCCGCAAAGACCGCTTGCCATCGATATCAGGCATATCCTCAAGGACAGTCAGAACCTTCACGCCGAACTTCTTCTGCGCCGGCTCGGCCTTCTGGCCGGTCAGGGAACGGTTCAGGCCGGGCTGGAGGAACGCGAGAAGCTTCTGGCCTCGATCGGTGTGGATTTCAGCCGCGTTTCGCTGGCCGATGGCTCTGGCATGTCGCCCTATGACCGTGCCACTCCACGCGATATTGTCTCGCTGCTGCTCTGGGCGCAACACCAGCGCTGGGGCGGCGAATGGGCCGATGATCTGCCTCTTGCCGCGACCGATGGCACGTTGTCTCATCGCTTTGAGGGCACCGTCGTCGCAGGCAGGCTCCACGCCAAAACCGGCACGCTCAACGGCACCCACGCCCTTTCCGGCTATCTCGTTACGGCCAGCGGACGCAAGCTTGTGGTGTCGATCCTGCTCAATGACGTGCCGGAACCCCTCTCCGTCGCAACCGCACCTGCAAAACCGCTGAGCGACGTGGCCCCAGGCCCGGCGGCCAGTGAGCGTCCCACCGACGCCATCGACCGCGTGGTTGAAGCGCTTGCTGCCGTGGAGTGATTGCCGCGTTCTCTAGAGCCGCGCCATCTCGCGTGTGAATTCCTGACGCAGGATCTGGATGAAACTGCGGGCGATGCGTCGCAGGGCATGATCTTCGCGATACACGGCAGAACAAGTTATCGTCATGGGTGGATCAAGGCGACGCGCTGTGGGCAGGCTCGAATCATGCAGGGCGGTGAAAGCGTCCACAATCGCCCATCCTGCGCCGAGCCTTGCCAGTTCTGCCGCCATGTAGTGCGTGCGCACCCTGATGGCAGGAGACACCTCCCAGCCTGCCTTTTTCCAGGCACTGCTCAGCGCCCATGATGTCGGGTCATGATCGGCCAGCCCGATCCAGCGCGCCGGGTCAATCGTCTCAAGCCGTACCGGTCCCTCTGCTGCCGTACTGTCGAGCAGCACCAGAGGTATCTCGGCCAGTGCCTCACAGATCAGCCCTGGCTCTTCGGTCACGCCGAAGATAATCCCGAAATCGAGATCGCGCTTGCGCAGGCCCGCAATGATCTCGGCTCCATGAAGCGTATCCACACTGAGCATGTTATCGCCCGATTTCTCGCGATAGCGATTGATCACGCGTGGCACTACGCTGAGCCCAAGGCTCGGCACGCAGCCAATCGACAACTCATGCCCTCCTCTGCCGGTGCGCAGGTTTTCGGCCAGACGGGAGAGATCGGCGAACTGATCGAACAGGGCTGTAATGCGCGGCAGCATGATCTGTGCCTCACGCGTGGGCACAAGACGGCCTTTCACGCGATCGAACAGCGCAAAACCAAGAGACTGCTCAGCATAGCGCAGCGCCTTGCTGGCAGCGGGTTGCGACACGTTCAACGCCTCGGCGGCCTGACGCAGCGAGCCCGTTCGCATGACGTAATACACCAGTTCGATGGAGCGCAGGCGCAGTGCCATGATCAGCCCTGCACCTTGCCCGTTCTGTCGATGCCGAGCGCACGGGCGGCCTCGGTTGCAATTGCACGCCGAAGCGCCACCACACTGTGACCACCTGAGGGATGCACACGATTGGTGAGGATCGGCACATAGCTGTCGCTCACCGGATCAATCCAGAGAGACGTGCCGGTAAAACCCGTATGCCCGAAGGAGCGGGGCGAAAACAAATCACCGCGCGGTGTGGAGTAATGGGTGGCAATATCCCAGCCCAGACCGCGCAGATCGGTCTTGCCGGAAGGCTGCTGCGGCGTCGTCATC
The sequence above is drawn from the Asaia bogorensis NBRC 16594 genome and encodes:
- a CDS encoding MAPEG family protein, translating into MRIEFYVIAGLVLLALVNILWAGAAKTRQYGTEWNMGARDGKMPELQPVPARLARAQANLFETLPLFLATLLAALLAGHAGWKTQWGSCIYLAARVIYLPLYAAGVPVVRTVVFMISLLGLLLTLWALAFG
- a CDS encoding catalase family protein; amino-acid sequence: MMLNPPLRFSPDVETPEEDEQHVIQGIIDGMMEQSRLVGKREGRMVRASHAKPTALAVGTLDVATHLPAELAQGVFATPGQYPVAARFAQGAGETLGDRVSIHRGLSLKLFGVEGEKLPGHDTETQDFILASGPTFPSGTAAGFLRDGGVIGKAAALPEGVKSAVSSVARGLNHALGHVGAQSPMADFLGHPYSHPLSEPYYSQAPLRYGAYVAKIAAFPIMPDLEALQSWRLDPHHDEDGFRHETVTYFGGREVVFDIRVQLWNNAETQPIEDASVIWSADEAPFRSVGRLSFPVQNAFSAQRAAFFEDHLVFRPSQGLSAHRPLGSVMRARMQVYKALSAFRHGENGQTEIQPVSIEQIPA
- a CDS encoding TonB-dependent receptor plug domain-containing protein, with translation MTSRHHIRNALLAFTILSVPHELSGGLVDTAQAQITPLAPQGAPPGTVSGTRAKAGSAKSPAIAQKRADKASNRPSGNREVLTVTGSHIANSRIKSPTPVSTLSAQEIRNQSPTNNLADLVNQLPQFAGSTTPQNSTLALSSGLAGINALNLRNLGAVRSLVLIDGRRTAPSAITGIVDINTLPQQLVKRVDVVTGGASAQYGSDAVAGVTNFVLDKTYTGLKVDADSGISNYGDGQNEHAAIAGGFGFAKGKGHVLLSGDYAHQDGIFKITRGWNQNGERIIANPAYVAGNGQPYYIRVGNAGTNNALPGGIINASTGAVANSLRGVYFGQGGSVNHYNYGSPSTSSVSVGGDEGLANNNVNLGLQPESDRKNLYGRLSYDVASWMTLYAEGAYNQSNYIYNAGPQYLTSIAIKSTNPYLIDALGADALRNVTGVTVGTTALDMPYRQITNTRDVQRYTFGGEGNFTLFGHKASWTAYAQYGVTHSHEQINNVMNTARIANATDAVRNASGQIVCRSSLTDPGNGCAPIDWLGTGVMSQAAISYVLGNPWREQRFQEIVSGVNLSTIPFATWAGDVNVAIGGEYRDERASGYVPTEYQKGWSVGNYLPTFGNYNVKEAYVETAVPLARGLAANGAVRATDYSTSGYVTTWKIGGTWQPIRDILFRATQSHDIRAPNINELYNAGTSQTTTVLDPATGKTDTVLSTTTGNPNLKPETANTTVVGAVITPRYVPGLALSIDWFHTKIKHAIQQFYPQSIIDECYQGYTTFCSAIRPDPSGTRDLLISASPFNFAKLETSGIDIDASYTFPLRRILPKAGGAFTLHGQASNYLKYVSDSGVGYVVDTAGDITNGPPKWIYRFSATYSAESYSITAVARGISAGNYSNSYVQCTTTCGVYNANYPSINNNRVAGTFYFDMNFTYKLPVQNIGQMQIFLNVTNLGNAPPILLPTSGLAADSTYSSLLGRTYRGGIRMEF
- the dacB gene encoding D-alanyl-D-alanine carboxypeptidase/D-alanyl-D-alanine endopeptidase is translated as MRPALLFLASLASALGLSACVPAPGHDRLAARLAPLLGPMEARGARWGILITDETGRVLYARHERQRFVPASNAKLFTTAAALVAYDTLTRPPYQLDTALFLAPRNNGAPDLILRGAADPFLSAAPDCAQQCLTELADSAARAGLKHVHAVIGDDTLFADTRWGDGWSWNNLSTRYGTAISALTLDDNVASLVVTPGPVEGAPATVSAITPTYRVVNHVVTRRDAAEAPAITLLPDNDTERGSGTLTGAIKPGPTPLTVHSGIIDPAQLAARQLADMLVARGVRVDETKVRHRPEGEDAAPLDLPFVRLGVMPQRPLAIDIRHILKDSQNLHAELLLRRLGLLAGQGTVQAGLEEREKLLASIGVDFSRVSLADGSGMSPYDRATPRDIVSLLLWAQHQRWGGEWADDLPLAATDGTLSHRFEGTVVAGRLHAKTGTLNGTHALSGYLVTASGRKLVVSILLNDVPEPLSVATAPAKPLSDVAPGPAASERPTDAIDRVVEALAAVE
- a CDS encoding LysR family transcriptional regulator; amino-acid sequence: MALRLRSIELVYYVMRTGSLRQAAEALNVSQPAASKALRYAEQSLGFALFDRVKGRLVPTREAQIMLPRITALFDQFADLSRLAENLRTGRGGHELSIGCVPSLGLSVVPRVINRYREKSGDNMLSVDTLHGAEIIAGLRKRDLDFGIIFGVTEEPGLICEALAEIPLVLLDSTAAEGPVRLETIDPARWIGLADHDPTSWALSSAWKKAGWEVSPAIRVRTHYMAAELARLGAGWAIVDAFTALHDSSLPTARRLDPPMTITCSAVYREDHALRRIARSFIQILRQEFTREMARL